In Curtobacterium sp. TC1, the following proteins share a genomic window:
- a CDS encoding zinc-binding alcohol dehydrogenase family protein — MHAAVVTGFGQTPTWQEFDEPTPGAGEVVVDVVAAGLHPRVRSQADGSHYTSEGALPLVPGVDGVARFPDGTLRYVAVASDTRGTMAERVAVDPRSSVILPDGADPVTVAAGVNPVLSSWVALRRRIDLAPGSRVLVLGATGASGTAAVQVAKHLGAAHVVASGRNPERLAGLTALGADVVLPLGDVDALGAAAADVDVVIDYVWGQPAVDVMRAVVTARTDPGRRLDWIAIGSTAGHEATIPSAALRSSGLTLVGSGQGSVGRAGFVAELPGIVGAIVDGTIRVDATAVALSDVGATWAGQPAGSTGRVVFTV, encoded by the coding sequence ATGCACGCAGCAGTCGTCACCGGGTTCGGTCAGACTCCGACCTGGCAGGAGTTCGACGAACCGACCCCCGGAGCCGGCGAGGTCGTGGTCGACGTCGTCGCCGCCGGCCTGCACCCGCGGGTCCGGTCGCAGGCCGACGGTTCGCACTACACGAGCGAGGGTGCGCTCCCCCTGGTCCCCGGCGTCGACGGGGTCGCCCGGTTCCCCGACGGCACGCTCCGGTACGTCGCCGTCGCGAGCGACACCCGCGGCACCATGGCCGAGCGCGTCGCGGTCGACCCACGATCGAGCGTCATCCTGCCCGACGGCGCCGACCCCGTCACCGTCGCCGCGGGCGTCAACCCGGTGCTGTCGTCGTGGGTGGCCCTGCGCCGGCGGATCGACCTCGCCCCGGGCAGCCGCGTCCTCGTGCTCGGCGCGACCGGGGCCTCGGGCACCGCGGCGGTGCAGGTGGCGAAGCACCTCGGTGCCGCGCACGTCGTCGCGAGCGGTCGCAACCCGGAGCGGTTGGCCGGCCTCACCGCGCTCGGTGCCGACGTCGTGCTGCCACTGGGCGACGTGGATGCCCTCGGCGCAGCGGCGGCGGACGTCGACGTGGTCATCGACTACGTCTGGGGCCAGCCCGCGGTGGACGTGATGCGCGCCGTCGTCACCGCCCGCACCGACCCGGGCCGCCGACTCGACTGGATCGCGATCGGTTCCACCGCGGGCCACGAGGCGACGATCCCGTCCGCCGCGCTGCGCTCCTCCGGCCTGACGCTCGTCGGCAGCGGCCAGGGTTCGGTCGGTCGCGCCGGGTTCGTCGCCGAGCTCCCGGGCATCGTCGGCGCGATCGTGGACGGGACCATCCGGGTCGACGCGACGGCCGTGGCGCTGTCGGACGTCGGGGCGACGTGGGCCGGACAGCCCGCCGGGAGCACGGGCAGAGTGGTGTTCACAGTGTGA
- a CDS encoding MarR family winged helix-turn-helix transcriptional regulator: MTEDEQLVDALGESAFRTMGPLTGLAADAGLSLTQLRVLAILRDRRLRIGDLAQYLGLEKSTMTGLVARAEKKGLLARQPNADDARAVDVVITDAGLEVARSLEGAIRDALLPLTARLPERDRRQLRGLLERMLR; encoded by the coding sequence ATGACCGAGGACGAGCAGCTCGTCGATGCCCTGGGCGAGTCCGCGTTCCGGACCATGGGCCCGCTGACGGGGCTCGCGGCCGATGCGGGGTTGTCGCTGACGCAGCTGCGGGTCCTCGCTATCCTGCGCGACCGTCGTCTGCGGATCGGTGACCTGGCGCAGTACCTGGGGCTCGAGAAGTCGACGATGACCGGGCTGGTGGCGCGCGCGGAGAAGAAGGGCTTGCTCGCTCGGCAGCCGAACGCGGACGACGCCCGCGCGGTGGACGTCGTGATCACCGACGCCGGCCTCGAGGTGGCGCGTTCGCTCGAGGGCGCGATCCGCGATGCCCTGTTGCCGCTCACCGCTCGGTTGCCGGAGCGGGATCGGCGGCAGCTGCGCGGGCTCCTGGAGCGGATGCTGCGCTGA
- a CDS encoding SDR family NAD(P)-dependent oxidoreductase, translated as MHLDLTDRVVVVTGAARGIGRTLADRFVAEGCRVVALDLGFEPDFPLDHVVCNVADPASVRAAVDEVVARHGTIDVLVNNAGINVEGTVAELQWDAWRRCMDVNLGGTFLMSQAVAPVMQAAGRGRIVNAASFAAIVPSVGSAAYAASKAAVVSFTRVLASELGPWGITVNAYAPGMVPTAMNGFATIPTEAQDRLLDTLSLRRWETADDVADLLVFVASDASAYITGTLLDVSGGKLATQIPSRAHGR; from the coding sequence ATGCACCTCGACCTGACCGACCGCGTGGTGGTCGTGACCGGAGCAGCACGCGGGATCGGGCGGACGCTCGCCGACCGGTTCGTCGCGGAGGGCTGCCGCGTCGTCGCCCTCGACCTGGGCTTCGAGCCCGACTTCCCGCTCGACCACGTCGTGTGCAACGTCGCCGACCCGGCGTCCGTCCGCGCCGCCGTCGACGAGGTCGTCGCGCGCCACGGCACCATCGACGTGCTCGTGAACAACGCCGGCATCAACGTCGAGGGCACCGTCGCCGAGCTGCAGTGGGATGCCTGGCGCCGCTGCATGGACGTCAACCTCGGCGGCACCTTCCTGATGAGTCAGGCCGTCGCGCCGGTGATGCAGGCCGCGGGACGGGGTCGGATCGTCAACGCCGCCTCGTTCGCCGCGATCGTGCCGAGTGTCGGCAGTGCGGCCTACGCGGCGTCCAAGGCGGCGGTCGTCTCGTTCACCCGGGTACTCGCATCGGAGCTCGGTCCATGGGGCATCACGGTCAACGCGTACGCGCCGGGCATGGTCCCGACCGCGATGAACGGGTTCGCCACCATCCCGACCGAGGCGCAGGACCGCCTGCTCGACACGCTGTCGCTGCGCCGGTGGGAGACCGCCGACGACGTCGCCGACCTGCTCGTGTTCGTGGCGAGCGACGCCTCGGCGTACATCACCGGCACCCTGCTCGACGTCTCCGGCGGCAAGCTCGCGACGCAGATCCCGTCGCGCGCGCACGGCCGCTGA
- a CDS encoding SDR family oxidoreductase has translation MTDQRVLWVTGGGSGMGAASAEAAARDGWSVVLSGRRVDRLEQVAGAIRDTGGTAEVLPLDANDPDAVAAARDTVLERHGRLDGLVLAAGLNAPRRRWADQSLNDFRAIVDTNLTAVVTLVDAALPALRAAGGVIVVVSSYAGWSFQPGAGVAYSASKSALASVVRTLNQQEAEHGVRATHLCPGDVATDFLDQRPEVPDAAARQRMLQPEDVGRTVAFVLGAPAHVRIDELVLSPVSQR, from the coding sequence ATGACGGATCAGCGTGTGCTCTGGGTCACGGGTGGGGGCAGCGGCATGGGGGCCGCGAGTGCCGAGGCAGCGGCACGTGACGGCTGGTCCGTGGTGCTCAGTGGGCGTCGTGTCGACCGGCTCGAGCAGGTCGCAGGTGCCATCCGGGACACCGGTGGCACCGCGGAGGTCCTGCCCCTCGACGCGAACGACCCCGACGCGGTGGCAGCCGCGCGGGACACCGTGCTCGAACGGCACGGCCGACTCGACGGGCTCGTGCTGGCGGCCGGGCTCAACGCCCCACGACGCCGGTGGGCCGACCAGTCGCTGAACGACTTCCGCGCGATCGTGGACACGAACCTCACCGCCGTCGTCACGCTGGTGGACGCCGCGCTGCCGGCGCTCCGCGCGGCCGGCGGCGTGATCGTGGTGGTGTCGTCGTACGCCGGGTGGTCCTTCCAGCCGGGGGCGGGTGTCGCGTACTCCGCGAGCAAGTCCGCGCTCGCGTCGGTCGTCCGGACGCTCAACCAGCAGGAGGCCGAGCACGGCGTGCGTGCCACGCACCTGTGTCCGGGCGACGTCGCGACCGACTTCCTCGACCAGCGGCCGGAGGTCCCCGACGCGGCCGCCCGGCAGCGCATGCTCCAGCCGGAGGACGTCGGGCGCACGGTCGCCTTCGTGCTCGGGGCGCCGGCGCACGTGCGCATCGACGAGCTCGTGCTGTCGCCGGTCTCGCAGCGGTGA
- a CDS encoding FadR/GntR family transcriptional regulator — protein sequence MTSTFERVLDQVGAAVVSGEVAVGSRRSVDDLVAWTDASRSIVREAVRVLVALGLLTARRRVGVTVLGVQEWDVLDPRVVRWRLQGPDGDRVAVELRELRAAVEPVAAAAAAQRAALDECADRREALRTTADELAAAATRDDRLGFVIADVRFHALVLDLSGNALYRRLHQVVGQVLRERGSVRPDRHDVGLHLALADAVLDGRPDDAASTMRAIVDRT from the coding sequence GTGACGAGCACCTTCGAACGGGTCCTCGACCAGGTCGGGGCCGCCGTCGTCTCCGGTGAGGTCGCCGTGGGCAGCCGCCGGAGCGTCGACGACCTGGTGGCCTGGACGGACGCCAGTCGCAGCATCGTCCGCGAGGCCGTCCGCGTCCTCGTCGCCCTCGGCCTGCTCACCGCGCGGCGCCGGGTGGGCGTGACCGTCCTCGGCGTGCAGGAGTGGGACGTCCTGGACCCGCGGGTGGTGCGGTGGCGACTGCAGGGTCCCGACGGTGACCGCGTGGCGGTCGAGCTCCGCGAGCTGCGTGCGGCGGTCGAACCCGTCGCCGCTGCCGCAGCGGCCCAGCGGGCAGCGCTCGACGAGTGCGCAGACCGACGGGAGGCCCTCCGCACCACCGCGGACGAACTCGCCGCCGCCGCGACCCGCGACGACCGCCTCGGGTTCGTGATCGCGGACGTGCGGTTCCACGCGCTCGTGCTCGACCTGTCCGGCAACGCGCTGTACCGACGACTGCACCAGGTCGTCGGCCAGGTGCTGCGCGAACGCGGGAGCGTCCGCCCGGACCGTCACGACGTCGGCCTCCACCTCGCACTCGCCGATGCCGTCCTCGACGGTCGCCCGGACGATGCGGCCTCGACGATGCGGGCGATCGTCGACCGCACGTGA
- a CDS encoding DedA family protein, which yields MDAAQDLVVQLVGTPWAFFVVGLVLAVGSVAVFLPSQALVVAIGTLLVGGDGGLLSVLFLVVAASIGMVLGDLGLYHLARSVDLGSRSWFARPKVRAARDAIDGRYRAAPGRIAVLGRFIPMGRLTTNLVGADSGLDLRRFLASCVIADVVWAAYCVGIASATGRWSREQPFLVTTLAVVASILLGLAISAIEKAVRRRNEAAAAA from the coding sequence GTGGACGCAGCACAGGACCTGGTGGTCCAGCTCGTCGGTACCCCGTGGGCGTTCTTCGTGGTCGGCCTCGTGCTCGCCGTGGGCAGTGTCGCGGTCTTCCTGCCCAGCCAGGCACTCGTCGTCGCGATCGGCACGCTCCTGGTGGGCGGTGACGGCGGCCTCCTGTCGGTCCTCTTCCTCGTCGTCGCAGCCTCCATCGGCATGGTCCTCGGCGACCTCGGGCTGTACCACCTGGCGCGCTCGGTCGACCTCGGCTCGCGGTCGTGGTTCGCGCGTCCGAAGGTCCGTGCGGCCCGGGACGCCATCGACGGCCGCTACCGTGCCGCTCCCGGACGCATCGCGGTGCTCGGACGCTTCATCCCGATGGGCCGGCTGACGACGAACCTGGTCGGCGCGGACAGCGGGCTCGACCTCCGGCGGTTCCTGGCCAGCTGCGTGATCGCCGACGTCGTGTGGGCCGCGTACTGCGTCGGCATCGCCTCGGCCACCGGGCGCTGGAGCCGCGAGCAGCCCTTCCTCGTCACGACCCTCGCGGTCGTGGCGTCGATCCTGCTCGGCCTCGCGATCTCCGCGATCGAGAAAGCCGTGCGACGTCGCAACGAGGCGGCGGCCGCGGCCTGA
- a CDS encoding SMP-30/gluconolactonase/LRE family protein has protein sequence MLLDDLVPNPDALERIATGSTWAEGPCWIPATRTLRWSDIPGDRILQWHADSGETTSYADGVEFTNGRTLDRDGSVVQCSHGLRRVERDRDGTVTPIVDAWDGGRLNSPNDVVVARDGSVWFTDPAYGITQPREGHPGAREYGDHWTFRCGPSGEDLRPVATDVDEPNGLAFDPSEQVLYIASSSADEPVIRAYDRRGDSGDLLKNGRVFARLAPGEGVPDGIRVDVHGNVWSSSHRGVVVIDPSGDRIGEVAVPEVTSNLCFGGDDGTTLFLTATTSVYRIATTTRDAAVS, from the coding sequence GTGCTGCTCGACGACCTCGTACCGAATCCTGACGCGCTCGAGCGCATCGCCACCGGCAGCACCTGGGCGGAGGGCCCCTGCTGGATCCCGGCGACCCGCACCCTGCGGTGGTCGGACATCCCCGGGGACCGGATCCTGCAGTGGCACGCCGACTCCGGCGAGACGACCTCGTACGCCGACGGAGTCGAGTTCACCAACGGCCGGACCCTCGACCGCGACGGCAGCGTCGTCCAGTGCTCGCACGGGCTCCGGCGGGTGGAGCGGGACCGCGACGGCACGGTCACGCCGATCGTCGACGCCTGGGACGGCGGCCGGCTGAACTCGCCGAACGACGTCGTCGTCGCCCGCGACGGCAGTGTGTGGTTCACCGACCCGGCCTACGGCATCACGCAGCCGCGCGAGGGGCACCCCGGTGCGCGCGAGTACGGCGACCACTGGACGTTCCGCTGCGGGCCGTCCGGCGAGGACCTGCGCCCCGTGGCGACCGACGTCGACGAGCCGAACGGCCTGGCGTTCGACCCGTCCGAGCAGGTCCTCTACATCGCGAGCTCGTCGGCGGACGAACCGGTCATCCGGGCCTACGACCGCCGCGGTGACAGCGGCGACCTGCTCAAGAACGGCCGGGTGTTCGCGCGACTCGCGCCGGGCGAGGGGGTACCGGACGGGATCCGGGTGGACGTGCACGGCAACGTGTGGTCGTCGTCGCACCGGGGTGTCGTGGTGATCGACCCGTCCGGCGATCGGATCGGCGAGGTGGCCGTCCCGGAGGTCACGTCGAACCTGTGCTTCGGCGGTGACGACGGCACCACGCTGTTCCTCACCGCGACGACCTCGGTGTACCGGATCGCCACGACGACGCGGGACGCTGCCGTATCCTGA
- the rlmC gene encoding 23S rRNA (uracil(747)-C(5))-methyltransferase RlmC, translated as MQCDYFDRGVCRSCTLMGQPYADQVLDKELRTRELLHDAVEAAGGPGAVAWSPAITSPEAGYRNKAKMVVGGSTEHPTVGILDHRQRGVDLRHCGICTPGIRHALPLLADFVTTAGLIPYDVAARRGELKYVLVTESPDGELMVRFVLRSEGQVTRLRQHLGALRDALPNVVVVTANLLPEHKAVTEGDREIVLTEQETLPMRLGGITMHLRPQSFFQTNTGVATELYAQASAWIDELDPASMWDLYCGVGGFALHAARPGRVVTGIETSAEAIRSAKQSAREAGLEGLRFAADDATEHALRARPDAVPELVLVNPPRRGIGETLSTWLEGSDVQHVVYSSCNPVTLAKDLARMPSFRLRRVRMLDMFPQTGHLEAVTLLSRT; from the coding sequence ATGCAGTGCGACTACTTCGACCGCGGGGTGTGCCGGTCGTGCACACTCATGGGGCAGCCCTACGCCGACCAGGTCCTCGACAAGGAACTGCGCACCCGCGAACTCCTGCACGACGCCGTCGAGGCAGCGGGCGGCCCCGGAGCGGTCGCGTGGTCGCCGGCGATCACGAGTCCCGAGGCCGGGTACCGGAACAAGGCGAAGATGGTCGTCGGCGGCTCGACCGAGCACCCGACCGTCGGCATCCTCGACCACCGGCAGCGCGGCGTCGACCTGCGGCACTGCGGGATCTGCACGCCCGGCATCCGGCACGCGCTGCCCCTGCTCGCCGACTTCGTCACGACCGCGGGGCTGATCCCGTACGACGTCGCGGCCCGACGCGGCGAGTTGAAGTACGTCCTGGTCACCGAGTCGCCCGACGGTGAACTGATGGTCCGGTTCGTCCTGCGGTCCGAGGGGCAGGTGACGCGGCTCCGCCAGCACCTGGGTGCGCTGCGTGACGCCCTGCCGAACGTCGTGGTGGTCACGGCGAACCTGCTGCCCGAGCACAAGGCCGTGACCGAGGGCGACCGCGAGATCGTGCTCACCGAGCAGGAGACGCTGCCGATGCGCCTCGGCGGGATCACGATGCACCTGCGGCCGCAGAGCTTCTTCCAGACCAACACGGGCGTCGCCACCGAGCTGTACGCCCAGGCCTCGGCGTGGATCGACGAGCTCGACCCGGCGTCGATGTGGGACCTGTACTGCGGCGTCGGAGGGTTCGCCCTGCACGCCGCACGGCCGGGCCGAGTGGTGACCGGCATCGAGACGAGCGCCGAGGCGATCCGCTCGGCGAAGCAGTCCGCGCGCGAGGCCGGGCTGGAAGGCCTCCGGTTCGCCGCCGACGACGCCACGGAACACGCACTCCGCGCCCGACCCGACGCCGTGCCCGAGCTCGTCCTGGTGAACCCACCGCGACGCGGGATCGGCGAGACGCTGTCGACCTGGCTCGAGGGATCAGACGTGCAGCACGTCGTCTACTCGAGCTGCAACCCGGTGACCTTGGCCAAGGACCTGGCGCGCATGCCGTCGTTCCGACTGCGTCGCGTCCGGATGCTCGACATGTTCCCCCAGACCGGCCATCTCGAGGCCGTCACCCTGTTGTCGCGGACGTGA
- a CDS encoding transglycosylase family protein has protein sequence MKKLSRTRTIVGGLAFAGIAATGVGLAATPANAASGSTWDALAQCESGGNWAINTGNGYYGGLQFNLGTWQANGGVGSPAGASREAQIAVAERVLATQGWGAWPACSAQLGLSGTSGAAPAAAAPAPAAPAAPAPTQQAAPAPAAPEQAAPSTPAPAPAQETAPAATTPSKPAAVKTSGKTYTVASGDTLDTIATKLGIDGGWNKLWAANTSTIDDANLIYSGQELQLPA, from the coding sequence ATGAAGAAGCTTTCCCGTACCCGCACCATCGTCGGCGGCCTCGCGTTCGCCGGCATCGCCGCGACCGGTGTCGGCCTCGCGGCAACCCCCGCGAACGCTGCGTCCGGCTCGACCTGGGACGCCCTCGCGCAGTGCGAGTCCGGCGGCAACTGGGCCATCAACACCGGCAACGGCTACTACGGCGGCCTGCAGTTCAACCTCGGCACCTGGCAGGCGAACGGTGGTGTCGGCAGCCCCGCCGGCGCGAGCCGCGAGGCCCAGATCGCCGTCGCCGAGCGCGTCCTGGCCACGCAGGGCTGGGGTGCCTGGCCCGCCTGCTCCGCGCAGCTCGGACTGAGCGGCACGAGCGGCGCCGCACCGGCCGCCGCCGCACCGGCTCCGGCAGCCCCCGCCGCTCCGGCCCCGACGCAGCAGGCCGCACCGGCCCCGGCTGCCCCGGAGCAGGCCGCGCCGAGCACTCCGGCTCCGGCGCCCGCGCAGGAGACCGCACCGGCCGCCACGACGCCGAGCAAGCCCGCCGCCGTGAAGACGAGCGGCAAGACGTACACGGTCGCCTCGGGCGACACGCTCGACACCATCGCCACCAAGCTCGGGATCGACGGTGGTTGGAACAAGCTGTGGGCCGCGAACACGTCGACCATCGACGACGCGAACCTGATCTACTCGGGCCAGGAGCTGCAGCTCCCCGCCTGA
- a CDS encoding LCP family protein, with protein MSERRAARQAAETAARTARRPKRRRPFLVALLATVGSLVGIATVVAVVASIFVGGLARSFDAGRDVIANPFPSGTRPTASGGENILLIGSDSRAARGPDGKPSDAGGRSDTLMLAHIPADRQAVYLMSIMRDSWVDVPGHGRAKINAAYAWGGVPLTVQTVEQLLDVRVDHVAEIDFTGFTGMTDALGGVPVDSSRAFSARGHDFVAGANRLDGDAALAFVRERYAFADADHTRVRNQQAFMRGIVDGLLSRGTITNPGRIQDFVTATSEHLAVDAGLSFPTLIGLGWSLRDVRTDDLETFTVPTAGSGTSPDGQSIVMLNDLAVGSLSQALRSDDVAAWLSDNPQ; from the coding sequence ATGTCCGAACGACGGGCGGCCCGTCAGGCCGCCGAGACCGCAGCACGGACCGCCCGCCGCCCGAAGCGCCGACGACCCTTCCTCGTCGCGCTGCTCGCGACGGTCGGATCACTCGTCGGCATCGCCACCGTGGTCGCCGTCGTCGCGAGCATCTTCGTCGGCGGGCTGGCGCGCAGCTTCGACGCCGGCCGCGACGTCATCGCGAACCCGTTCCCGAGCGGGACCCGCCCGACCGCCTCCGGTGGCGAGAACATCCTGCTCATCGGTTCCGACTCACGGGCTGCCCGGGGACCGGACGGCAAGCCTTCGGACGCCGGTGGCCGCTCCGACACCCTGATGCTCGCGCACATCCCTGCCGACCGGCAGGCGGTCTACCTCATGTCGATCATGCGCGACTCGTGGGTGGACGTCCCGGGTCACGGGCGCGCCAAGATCAACGCCGCGTACGCGTGGGGCGGTGTCCCGCTCACGGTGCAGACCGTCGAGCAGCTGCTGGACGTCCGCGTCGACCACGTCGCCGAGATCGACTTCACCGGCTTCACGGGCATGACCGACGCACTGGGCGGCGTCCCGGTCGACTCCAGCCGGGCGTTCTCCGCGCGCGGCCACGACTTCGTCGCCGGCGCCAACCGACTCGACGGCGACGCCGCACTCGCCTTCGTCCGCGAGCGGTACGCCTTCGCCGACGCCGACCACACGCGCGTGCGGAACCAGCAGGCGTTCATGCGCGGCATCGTGGACGGACTGCTCTCCCGTGGCACGATCACGAACCCCGGACGCATCCAGGACTTCGTGACCGCGACGAGCGAGCACCTCGCGGTGGACGCCGGGCTCTCGTTCCCCACGCTGATCGGCCTCGGGTGGTCGCTGCGCGACGTCCGGACCGACGACCTCGAGACCTTCACGGTACCGACGGCGGGGTCCGGGACCTCCCCGGACGGGCAGTCCATCGTCATGCTCAACGACCTGGCGGTCGGCTCGCTGTCGCAGGCGTTGCGCTCCGACGACGTCGCGGCCTGGCTGTCCGACAACCCGCAGTAG
- a CDS encoding MarR family winged helix-turn-helix transcriptional regulator, which translates to MDDTTEQWPLGRLLSAAARSVERDWDERLRAIGLPHAALIAVDILIRTGPTGADTIARTARVQPQTMSRTLERMERDGLVERTPHPDDRRRRLVTVTEHGRRAWETARHIEREVLPDDPTLRATLNGLLRKPSQPDR; encoded by the coding sequence ATGGACGACACGACCGAGCAGTGGCCCCTCGGTCGGCTGCTCTCGGCCGCCGCACGCTCCGTCGAACGGGACTGGGACGAACGACTCCGCGCCATCGGACTGCCGCACGCAGCCCTCATCGCGGTCGACATCCTGATCCGGACGGGGCCCACCGGTGCCGACACGATCGCACGGACGGCACGGGTGCAGCCGCAGACCATGTCACGGACGCTCGAGCGGATGGAGCGGGACGGCCTCGTCGAGCGCACCCCGCACCCCGACGACCGACGTCGCCGGCTCGTGACGGTGACGGAGCACGGACGCCGGGCATGGGAGACCGCTCGACACATCGAGCGCGAGGTCCTGCCGGACGATCCGACACTGCGAGCTACCCTCAACGGACTCCTCAGGAAGCCGTCGCAGCCCGATCGGTGA
- a CDS encoding MMPL family transporter: MSRFLRIVLPALVIVVWLAIASVGGPYFGKISEVSTNDQTSFLPASADATTVQERSSEFRQESGAPAIIVLERDGGMSSSDLSAAKGLATQLGDRDDVESVSPVIPSADGDAVEIVATLTTAADTGDAVEAIRTDVQDALPAGVSGHVTGPAGFTADLTEAFAGIDGLLLGVALAAVFVILIVVYRSPLLPILVLGTATFALCASILVVWWLAKAGIVTVNGQVQGILSILVIGAATDYALLYTARFREALRDHRTGWGATKAAMRGSLEPILASGGTVIVGVLCLLLSDLNSNKALGPVAAIGIAFSLLAALSLLPALLLAFRRAAFWPLRPAYGSAHPVLTGPEARGVWARVGRLVAKRSRVVWIVCTVGLVAMGTGLVGLKADGVPQSDLVIGASQARDGQDVLADHFPGGSGSPAQVIGSERDLAALVDAVTAVDGVDGVVAAAKDTPSGTVPVTSDTSSAGGVAAEPTVSRGDVLLEATLSDPADSDAAEQTVRDLRTAVERVDPDAVVGGVTATAVDTNDTGIRDRTLIIPVVLVVILLILMLLLRSIVAPLVLIGSVIVSFAAALGVGALVFDHVFHFPGADPSVPLYSFVFLVALGVDYNIFLMTRVREEALRHGPHEGVLRGLGVTGRVITSAGVVLAATFAALGVIPILFLVQIAFVVAFGVLLDTIVVRSLLVPALAYDVGRRAWWPSRLSRANHDM, from the coding sequence GTGTCCCGCTTCCTCCGCATCGTCCTCCCCGCGCTCGTCATCGTGGTCTGGCTCGCGATCGCCTCCGTCGGCGGTCCGTACTTCGGCAAGATCTCCGAGGTGTCGACGAACGACCAGACCTCGTTCCTGCCCGCGTCGGCCGACGCCACGACGGTGCAGGAGCGGTCGTCCGAGTTCCGGCAGGAGTCGGGCGCACCCGCGATCATCGTGCTCGAGCGCGACGGCGGGATGTCGTCGTCCGACCTGTCCGCGGCGAAGGGCCTCGCGACGCAGCTCGGCGACCGCGACGACGTCGAGTCCGTCAGCCCGGTGATCCCGAGTGCGGACGGCGACGCGGTGGAGATCGTCGCGACCCTCACCACGGCAGCCGACACCGGCGACGCCGTCGAGGCGATCCGCACCGACGTCCAGGACGCCCTGCCCGCCGGTGTGAGCGGCCACGTCACCGGACCAGCCGGGTTCACCGCCGACCTGACCGAGGCGTTCGCCGGCATCGACGGCCTGCTGCTCGGGGTCGCGCTCGCCGCGGTGTTCGTGATCCTGATCGTCGTCTACCGCTCACCACTGCTGCCGATCCTCGTGCTCGGCACCGCGACGTTCGCACTGTGCGCCTCGATCCTGGTGGTGTGGTGGCTCGCGAAGGCCGGGATCGTCACCGTGAACGGCCAGGTGCAGGGGATCCTGTCGATCCTGGTGATCGGTGCGGCGACGGACTACGCCCTGCTCTACACGGCGCGCTTCCGCGAGGCGCTGCGCGACCACCGCACCGGCTGGGGCGCGACGAAGGCGGCCATGCGGGGGAGCCTCGAACCGATCCTGGCCTCCGGCGGCACCGTCATCGTGGGCGTGCTCTGCCTGCTGCTCTCCGACCTCAACTCGAACAAGGCGCTCGGTCCGGTCGCGGCGATCGGCATCGCGTTCAGCCTGCTCGCCGCCCTGTCGCTCCTGCCCGCACTGCTGCTCGCGTTCCGTCGAGCGGCGTTCTGGCCGCTGCGTCCCGCGTACGGCAGCGCCCACCCGGTGCTCACCGGTCCGGAGGCCCGCGGCGTCTGGGCCCGGGTCGGTCGGCTCGTCGCCAAGCGCTCCCGGGTCGTGTGGATCGTCTGCACGGTGGGCCTGGTCGCGATGGGCACGGGCCTGGTCGGGCTCAAGGCCGACGGGGTCCCGCAGAGCGACCTCGTCATCGGGGCGTCGCAGGCACGCGACGGGCAGGACGTCCTCGCCGACCACTTCCCGGGCGGCTCCGGCAGCCCGGCGCAGGTCATCGGGTCGGAGCGTGACCTCGCCGCCCTCGTCGACGCCGTCACGGCGGTCGACGGTGTCGACGGGGTCGTCGCCGCCGCGAAGGACACCCCGTCCGGCACCGTGCCCGTGACGAGCGACACGAGTTCCGCCGGCGGCGTCGCCGCCGAGCCCACCGTCTCGCGCGGGGACGTGCTGCTCGAGGCCACGTTGTCCGACCCAGCCGACTCCGACGCGGCCGAGCAGACGGTCCGTGACCTCCGCACCGCCGTCGAACGGGTCGATCCCGACGCGGTCGTCGGCGGCGTCACCGCGACCGCCGTCGACACGAACGACACCGGGATCCGTGACCGCACGCTGATCATCCCCGTGGTGCTGGTCGTGATCCTGCTCATCCTGATGCTCCTGCTCCGCAGCATCGTCGCCCCGCTCGTGCTGATCGGCAGTGTGATCGTGTCGTTCGCCGCAGCCCTCGGCGTCGGGGCGCTCGTCTTCGACCACGTGTTCCACTTCCCCGGTGCGGACCCGAGCGTGCCGCTCTACTCGTTCGTGTTCCTCGTCGCGCTCGGGGTGGACTACAACATCTTCCTCATGACGCGGGTGCGGGAAGAGGCGCTGCGGCACGGCCCGCACGAGGGGGTCCTGCGAGGACTCGGCGTCACCGGCCGGGTCATCACCTCGGCTGGCGTGGTGCTCGCGGCGACGTTCGCGGCCCTCGGCGTCATCCCGATCCTCTTCCTCGTGCAGATCGCGTTCGTGGTGGCCTTCGGCGTCCTGCTCGACACGATCGTCGTCCGTTCGCTGCTCGTGCCGGCGCTCGCGTACGACGTCGGGCGGCGGGCCTGGTGGCCGTCGCGCCTCTCGCGCGCGAACCATGACATGTGA